The Janthinobacterium lividum genome has a window encoding:
- a CDS encoding tubulin-like doman-containing protein, which yields MAENLNQTITGGASERKQDKIIELRPTLFIGIGGTGMQVLMRVRRRILNTQWGGAGNRTRIEGLADFPIAQFIHFDLDNGAVIESGESQAKDLQFDQVKFTDDDKVVESFDMDKYSRDEDSLEKYPHIKEWLPLTPQRIRELRFDMSSGAGQIRAVSRLYFFDKYAKIRDKIRLKLKALKAGLSHERQLAELGLRMETNRFRIVIVGSVAGGTGSGSFLDMGLLARWLARSEVGAADVELMLFLPTGYTKANKDRVEANGYAALMELESAMMGNKGYVGRWDAYDRPELTREPYSEVYLIDSGNLAQQHTKDVSDVYHMVADSLFEDFASADFARAKRSIAVNQAQHKNSLYNAPVPQDRFGDMRLYFSKRFSSFGMAVLDTRQEAARDERAHRWAGAMLQAFFGVGGTDAGANRATDTQRDNFLAANMFLKGTPFSDFPEFSDKSIELKRSNGDFIDFRVVDELLEDRHGHLLAGVENRVNTRINDIRTGFDRSEWPAQVRDAMKHLERDAVRDQDSTADTTEDRISKRRREVLEDVKKVVRDQLYGYLDNKEFGGLEYVLSLVEQIKDRIEAPGSGLTAQIGNNAERYREIKEAVRSREYERLLNNLEQTRSTFGFLSNGEKQAGVVMDHLRTEMANALKFHLRAKAADESVLLLGELSRWLGNRIGVDAQGRAQWNGLVGELQTGREGVLAMLAELKTANTILQKDLDKEHATLIVIPVTEKDIALPSAATLRQWADEAFKDMGGSKALFPMLGEPAQRGLILTKVTRMAENMIATAGLAEGATSTPDPLFEALEQMDVAERLDRFRKLLACSMPWIDANMAGDFTVVSDQFKCVIGVANAAAFKAKFGAELESCVPTQVGITVSQLEIVETGIRGRAVCYCELAGVPMTVLRGLEGWRTSYRKEGDNDKAPTHTHIDPTQFTHPIAPNTDEMKRLAEDFGEFLQAIMLGVLTRHTGRVVPPGQYQFAVEPGDLRRIGNERAIRQNGMPASYEKNIALRIEEKLTALDAVQTAAMAALAKYYERGVYAPKLVAQADGSQLPYIGFGSAISAEVGARLRESARRKGMASDELDRTVQALLGRLKEWANVIGDSDSDAYDWEVREPEADGQPRLKYAIKGEMLEAGRLEQLLRPAGAAAAPAATAFGMPPPLGGMPPPLVEYQYFLGINGQQQGPFTAQQIVQYVQAGQVVPATTKVWRAGLPAWVDLAQFAELAPLFLSAPPPLMPPPL from the coding sequence ATGGCAGAGAACCTGAACCAAACCATCACCGGCGGCGCCAGCGAGCGCAAGCAGGACAAGATCATCGAACTGCGCCCGACCCTGTTCATCGGCATCGGCGGCACGGGCATGCAGGTGCTGATGCGCGTGCGCCGGCGCATTCTCAACACCCAGTGGGGTGGCGCGGGCAACCGCACGCGCATCGAGGGGCTGGCAGACTTTCCCATCGCGCAATTCATCCATTTCGACCTGGACAATGGCGCCGTGATCGAAAGCGGCGAATCGCAGGCGAAAGACTTGCAGTTCGACCAGGTGAAGTTCACGGATGACGACAAGGTGGTCGAATCGTTCGACATGGACAAGTACAGCCGTGATGAAGATTCCTTGGAGAAATATCCGCACATCAAGGAATGGCTGCCGCTGACGCCGCAGCGCATCCGCGAACTGCGTTTCGACATGAGCAGCGGCGCCGGCCAGATCCGCGCCGTGTCGCGCCTGTATTTCTTCGACAAGTACGCGAAGATCCGCGACAAGATCCGTTTGAAGTTGAAAGCCCTGAAGGCGGGCCTGTCGCACGAGCGCCAGCTGGCCGAACTGGGCTTGCGCATGGAAACGAACCGTTTCCGCATCGTTATCGTCGGTTCCGTGGCGGGCGGCACAGGTTCCGGCTCCTTCCTGGACATGGGCTTGCTGGCGCGCTGGCTGGCGCGCAGCGAAGTGGGCGCGGCCGACGTCGAGCTGATGCTGTTCTTGCCGACCGGCTACACCAAGGCCAACAAGGACCGGGTCGAAGCCAACGGCTATGCGGCGCTGATGGAGCTGGAATCGGCGATGATGGGCAACAAGGGCTATGTGGGCCGCTGGGATGCGTACGACCGTCCGGAACTGACGCGCGAGCCGTACAGCGAGGTTTACCTCATCGATTCGGGTAATCTTGCCCAGCAGCACACCAAGGATGTCAGCGACGTCTACCACATGGTGGCCGATTCGCTGTTCGAGGATTTTGCCTCGGCCGACTTCGCGCGCGCCAAGCGTTCGATCGCCGTCAACCAGGCGCAGCACAAGAATTCCCTGTACAACGCGCCCGTGCCGCAAGACCGCTTCGGCGATATGCGCCTGTATTTCTCGAAGCGTTTTTCCTCGTTCGGCATGGCCGTTCTCGATACGCGCCAGGAAGCGGCGCGCGACGAACGGGCCCACCGCTGGGCCGGCGCCATGCTGCAAGCGTTCTTTGGCGTGGGCGGCACGGATGCGGGCGCCAACCGCGCCACGGATACGCAACGCGATAATTTCCTCGCTGCCAATATGTTCCTGAAGGGCACACCCTTCAGCGATTTCCCCGAGTTTTCCGACAAGAGCATCGAATTGAAGCGCTCCAACGGCGACTTCATCGATTTCCGCGTTGTCGATGAATTGCTGGAAGACCGCCACGGCCACTTGCTGGCCGGCGTGGAAAACCGGGTCAACACGCGCATCAACGATATCCGCACGGGTTTCGACCGCAGCGAATGGCCGGCGCAAGTGCGCGATGCCATGAAGCATCTGGAGCGCGACGCCGTGCGCGACCAGGATTCCACGGCCGACACCACGGAAGACCGCATCAGCAAGCGGCGCCGCGAAGTGCTCGAGGATGTCAAGAAAGTCGTGCGCGACCAGCTGTATGGCTACCTGGACAACAAGGAATTCGGCGGCCTGGAATACGTGCTGTCGCTGGTGGAGCAGATCAAGGACCGCATCGAAGCGCCGGGCAGCGGCTTGACGGCGCAGATCGGCAACAATGCCGAGCGCTACCGCGAAATCAAGGAAGCCGTGCGCTCGCGCGAATACGAGCGCCTGTTGAACAACCTGGAACAGACGCGCAGCACCTTCGGCTTCCTCAGCAATGGCGAAAAGCAGGCGGGCGTGGTGATGGACCATTTGCGCACGGAAATGGCGAATGCGCTGAAATTCCATTTGCGCGCCAAGGCGGCGGACGAGTCCGTCCTCCTGCTGGGCGAACTGTCGCGCTGGCTGGGCAACCGGATCGGCGTCGATGCGCAAGGCCGCGCGCAGTGGAATGGCCTGGTAGGCGAGCTGCAAACGGGCCGCGAAGGCGTGCTGGCCATGCTGGCGGAATTGAAAACGGCCAATACCATCCTGCAAAAGGACCTGGACAAGGAACACGCGACCCTGATCGTCATTCCCGTCACGGAAAAAGACATAGCGCTGCCATCGGCGGCCACCTTGCGCCAGTGGGCCGATGAAGCATTCAAGGACATGGGCGGCTCGAAAGCGCTGTTCCCCATGCTGGGCGAACCGGCGCAGCGGGGCTTGATCCTGACCAAGGTCACGCGCATGGCCGAGAACATGATCGCCACGGCGGGCCTGGCCGAAGGCGCGACGAGCACGCCAGACCCCTTGTTCGAGGCACTGGAACAGATGGATGTGGCCGAACGCCTGGACCGTTTCCGCAAGCTGCTGGCCTGTTCCATGCCGTGGATCGACGCCAACATGGCGGGCGATTTCACGGTCGTGTCGGACCAGTTCAAGTGCGTGATCGGCGTGGCCAATGCGGCCGCTTTCAAGGCGAAGTTCGGCGCCGAGCTCGAATCGTGCGTGCCGACCCAGGTGGGCATCACGGTAAGCCAGCTGGAAATCGTCGAAACGGGCATCCGCGGGCGCGCCGTCTGCTACTGCGAACTGGCCGGCGTGCCGATGACGGTGCTGCGCGGCCTGGAAGGCTGGCGCACCAGCTACCGCAAGGAAGGCGACAACGACAAGGCGCCGACCCACACGCACATCGATCCGACGCAATTCACGCATCCGATCGCGCCGAACACAGACGAGATGAAGCGCCTGGCGGAAGACTTTGGCGAATTCCTGCAAGCGATCATGCTGGGCGTGCTGACGCGCCACACGGGTCGCGTCGTGCCGCCGGGCCAGTATCAGTTTGCCGTCGAGCCGGGCGACTTGCGTCGCATCGGCAATGAACGGGCCATCCGCCAGAACGGCATGCCCGCGTCGTACGAGAAAAATATCGCCCTGCGCATCGAAGAAAAATTGACGGCGCTTGACGCCGTGCAGACGGCCGCCATGGCGGCGCTGGCAAAATACTACGAGCGGGGCGTATATGCACCCAAGCTGGTGGCGCAGGCCGATGGCTCGCAGCTGCCGTACATCGGCTTTGGCAGCGCCATTTCCGCCGAAGTGGGCGCGCGCCTGCGCGAGTCGGCGCGCCGCAAGGGCATGGCCAGCGATGAACTCGACCGCACGGTGCAAGCCTTGCTGGGGCGCTTGAAGGAGTGGGCGAATGTCATCGGCGACTCCGACAGCGATGCCTATGACTGGGAAGTGCGCGAACCGGAAGCGGACGGCCAGCCCCGCCTGAAATATGCGATCAAGGGGGAAATGCTGGAAGCGGGGCGCCTGGAGCAATTGCTGCGCCCGGCAGGTGCGGCTGCTGCCCCGGCGGCAACCGCGTTCGGCATGCCACCACCGCTGGGCGGCATGCCGCCGCCACTGGTGGAATACCAGTATTTCCTGGGCATAAACGGCCAGCAGCAGGGACCGTTCACGGCACAGCAGATCGTGCAGTACGTGCAGGCGGGGCAGGTCGTGCCAGCCACCACCAAAGTGTGGCGTGCCGGTTTGCCGGCCTGGGTCGATCTGGCCCAGTTCGCCGAACTGGCGCCTTTGTTCCTCAGCGCGCCGCCACCGTTGATGCCGCCGCCTCTGTGA
- a CDS encoding DUF3717 domain-containing protein: MELQMQALEAAINYWRARQPARGNEYALSPPVSRLAGVYALMIYYRQDRIAEDHLEPAILALIDAWRRDASGIQGDSHA; this comes from the coding sequence ATGGAACTGCAGATGCAGGCGCTGGAAGCGGCAATCAATTACTGGCGTGCCAGGCAACCGGCGCGCGGCAATGAATATGCGCTGTCGCCGCCCGTCAGCCGCCTGGCCGGCGTATATGCGCTGATGATTTACTACCGGCAAGATCGCATCGCCGAAGACCATCTGGAACCGGCCATTCTGGCCCTGATCGATGCCTGGCGCCGGGATGCCAGCGGCATCCAAGGCGATAGCCACGCCTGA
- the rfaE2 gene encoding D-glycero-beta-D-manno-heptose 1-phosphate adenylyltransferase, translating into MPDFENKLCGRDELRARAAALPKPVVVTNGVFDILHRGHVTYLAQARALGASLIVAVNTDASVKRLGKGDDRPLNNCEDRMAVLAALEAVSLVVPFSEDSALEVVQDIEPEIYAKGGDYDMAAIPEGKAVLAYGGQAVAIDFEHDRSTTKLLTKVRTQQG; encoded by the coding sequence ATGCCTGACTTTGAAAACAAACTGTGCGGCCGTGACGAACTGCGCGCCCGCGCCGCAGCCCTGCCGAAACCGGTGGTGGTGACGAACGGCGTGTTCGACATTTTGCACCGCGGCCACGTGACCTATCTGGCGCAGGCGCGCGCGCTGGGCGCTTCGCTGATCGTTGCCGTGAATACTGATGCTTCAGTGAAACGTCTGGGCAAGGGCGACGACCGGCCCCTGAATAACTGCGAAGACCGCATGGCCGTGCTGGCCGCGCTGGAAGCGGTGAGCCTGGTCGTGCCGTTCTCGGAAGACAGCGCCCTGGAAGTGGTGCAGGACATCGAACCGGAAATCTATGCCAAGGGCGGCGACTACGACATGGCGGCCATTCCGGAAGGCAAGGCCGTGCTGGCGTATGGCGGCCAGGCCGTGGCCATCGATTTCGAGCATGACCGCTCGACCACCAAGCTGTTGACGAAAGTGCGGACGCAGCAGGGCTGA